In Planctomycetota bacterium, one genomic interval encodes:
- a CDS encoding methyltransferase domain-containing protein, translating to MDRNYWDMAAQDYDRQILDSLNTDLRGVIPRRLDELSDARHTACDFGCGVGHYLPSLAARFKRVIGIDLSPKLLKIASERCGHLNNVELVVGDLARTRRRLPKVHLAVCTNVLIAPALHKSRAILGNIHRHVVRGGRLMLLVPSLESALWANLRLIEWNQRCGQSLAAARREAIKPDYAALEGVIDREEVPHRHYLREQIIAMLDEAGFVTERTDKAEYPWDTEFEHPPGWMKEPYPWDWLIIARKR from the coding sequence ATGGATCGCAACTACTGGGACATGGCCGCACAGGATTACGACCGGCAGATCCTCGATTCGCTCAACACCGATCTTCGCGGCGTGATCCCCCGACGGCTCGATGAACTGTCGGACGCCCGGCACACCGCCTGCGATTTCGGGTGCGGCGTCGGGCATTATCTGCCGTCGCTCGCTGCCCGATTCAAGCGCGTGATCGGCATCGATCTGTCACCGAAACTGCTCAAGATCGCTTCGGAGCGCTGCGGGCATCTCAATAATGTGGAACTGGTCGTCGGCGATCTGGCGCGGACACGGCGGAGATTGCCGAAGGTGCATCTGGCCGTGTGCACCAACGTGCTCATCGCGCCGGCTCTTCACAAATCTCGGGCGATTCTCGGCAATATTCACCGCCATGTCGTGCGCGGCGGGCGACTCATGCTGCTCGTGCCGTCGCTCGAATCGGCGCTGTGGGCGAACCTGCGCCTCATCGAATGGAACCAACGCTGCGGACAATCGCTGGCGGCGGCTCGGCGGGAGGCGATCAAGCCCGACTACGCGGCGCTGGAAGGCGTGATCGATCGCGAGGAGGTGCCGCACCGTCACTACCTGCGCGAGCAGATCATCGCGATGCTCGACGAAGCGGGTTTCGTCACGGAGCGGACGGACAAGGCGGAGTATCCGTGGGACACGGAGTTCGAACATCCCCCGGGGTGGATGAAGGAACCCTATCCGTGGGACTGGCTCATCATCGCGCGGAAACGTTGA
- a CDS encoding DUF1549 domain-containing protein, with product MVRKFFMLPACVLILGAVAKADKPVDFNRDIAPIITDKCFACHGPDAKHVKGDLRIDQRDSAVKLDKHGAAAIVAGHPEKSKLVERIYASDPDDIMPPPKAHKPLSDAEKATLKKWIEQGAVYEKHWAYVPPKETPAPTVKDAAWPANWIDNYVEARLDAEGLHPAPDADRATLIRRVSFDLTGLPPTLAQVDAFVNDKSPNAFEKVVDRLLASPHYGERMAIYWLDLVRYADTVGYHGDQPQSIYPYRDYIINALNANKPFDQFSTEQLAGDLLPNPTEDQIVATGYNRVLQTTHEGGLQLKEYRAIYQADRIRNFSQVWMGATMGCCQCHNHKYDPYTIKDFYSMGAFFADIDDEDHLRRQGSLNGLPTVRLPEMRVMTAELKAKAAELDQKIAAVQKEMDQFKATLASGQAKWEKEMLADIKGAKPQDYAWLDDGPLAGSKVRGGWKDVAADKGPVHSGKTSRLQTSGGLTQHIFEGINPAKLIVDDQAFYLWVYLDAKNPPKAVMIQFNDGTDWVHRAYWGENAITYGRDAKDVPSYHRAGDLPEAGKWVRLEVNAAKVGLNKGDAVSAVAFTQFGGSVYWDDMGVVSAAQLPPAIVEALRTPGDKRTKAQREALASYQLGQSADYAKLGAQIAVLQKERDGIEKRGPLTMYTRALKEPRVVRVLNRGNWMDESGEIVEPAIPQFMGHIRADDQRATRLDLAHWLFKPVAEGGVGEMTARVQANRFWYLLMGVGIARVLDDFGGQGEPPVYPELLDRLALEFMHSGWDVKHMMKLIVMSRAYRQSSVTPAQIAERDPDNRLYAHQSRPRLPAEMIRDNALAISGLLVDTIGGPSCKPYQPQGYYAHLNFPERKYQEDKDENQWRRGVYMHWQRQFLHPMLKAFDAPSREECTAMRPVSNTPTAALTMLNDPTFTEAARVFAARIVHEGGATDKAKIGWAFRMATSRTPQEREVALLSDLLTEHRSEFSADPSSAASLAQVGFTPAPKDIAAPELAAWTSVARALLNLNETITRN from the coding sequence ATGGTTCGGAAGTTTTTCATGTTGCCGGCGTGCGTGTTGATCCTCGGGGCGGTCGCGAAGGCGGACAAGCCCGTGGACTTCAACCGCGACATCGCCCCGATCATCACGGACAAATGCTTCGCCTGTCACGGCCCGGACGCCAAGCACGTCAAGGGCGATCTGCGCATCGACCAGCGCGACAGCGCCGTCAAGCTCGACAAACACGGCGCGGCGGCGATCGTGGCGGGTCATCCGGAAAAGAGCAAGCTGGTCGAGCGCATCTACGCCAGCGATCCGGACGACATCATGCCGCCGCCCAAGGCGCACAAACCGCTGAGCGATGCGGAGAAAGCGACGCTTAAGAAATGGATCGAGCAGGGCGCGGTGTACGAGAAGCACTGGGCGTATGTGCCGCCCAAGGAGACGCCGGCGCCGACGGTGAAGGATGCGGCCTGGCCCGCCAACTGGATCGACAACTACGTCGAGGCCCGGCTCGATGCGGAGGGGCTGCATCCGGCTCCGGACGCCGACCGCGCGACGCTGATTCGTCGCGTATCGTTCGATCTGACGGGGTTGCCGCCGACGCTTGCTCAAGTCGATGCGTTCGTGAATGACAAGAGCCCCAATGCGTTTGAGAAAGTGGTCGATCGCCTGCTCGCCTCGCCGCATTACGGGGAGCGCATGGCGATCTACTGGCTCGACCTGGTGCGTTACGCGGACACGGTCGGGTATCACGGGGATCAACCCCAGAGCATCTATCCCTATCGCGACTACATCATCAACGCGCTCAACGCGAACAAGCCCTTCGACCAGTTCAGCACCGAGCAGCTTGCCGGTGATCTTCTGCCGAATCCGACGGAGGATCAGATCGTGGCGACGGGCTACAACCGCGTGCTTCAGACGACGCACGAAGGCGGGCTCCAGCTCAAGGAATACCGCGCGATTTATCAGGCCGACCGCATCCGCAATTTTTCACAGGTGTGGATGGGCGCGACGATGGGCTGCTGCCAGTGCCACAACCACAAGTATGATCCGTACACCATCAAGGACTTCTACTCGATGGGCGCGTTCTTCGCGGACATCGATGATGAAGACCATCTGCGGCGTCAGGGCAGTCTCAACGGCCTGCCGACCGTGCGCTTGCCGGAGATGCGCGTGATGACGGCGGAGCTGAAGGCGAAGGCGGCGGAGCTCGATCAGAAAATCGCCGCGGTGCAGAAAGAGATGGATCAGTTCAAGGCGACGCTGGCGTCGGGTCAGGCGAAGTGGGAGAAGGAAATGCTTGCGGATATCAAGGGCGCCAAGCCGCAGGATTATGCGTGGCTTGATGACGGTCCGCTGGCGGGCAGCAAGGTGCGCGGCGGATGGAAGGATGTTGCAGCGGACAAAGGACCGGTACACAGCGGAAAGACCAGTCGGTTGCAGACGTCAGGCGGATTGACGCAGCATATCTTCGAAGGCATCAATCCCGCGAAATTGATCGTCGATGATCAAGCGTTCTATCTTTGGGTCTATCTCGACGCCAAGAATCCGCCCAAGGCGGTCATGATCCAGTTCAACGACGGCACGGACTGGGTGCACCGCGCCTATTGGGGCGAGAACGCCATTACCTACGGGCGCGATGCGAAGGATGTGCCGTCCTATCACCGCGCGGGTGATTTGCCCGAGGCGGGCAAGTGGGTGCGCCTTGAGGTCAACGCGGCGAAAGTCGGCCTGAACAAGGGCGATGCGGTGTCCGCCGTGGCGTTCACCCAGTTCGGCGGGTCGGTGTACTGGGATGACATGGGCGTCGTCAGCGCCGCTCAGCTCCCCCCGGCCATTGTTGAAGCGCTGCGCACGCCCGGCGACAAACGCACGAAGGCGCAGCGTGAAGCACTGGCGAGTTATCAGTTGGGCCAGTCGGCTGATTATGCGAAACTCGGTGCGCAGATCGCCGTGCTTCAGAAGGAGCGCGATGGCATCGAGAAGCGGGGCCCGTTGACGATGTACACGCGGGCGCTGAAGGAGCCGCGCGTGGTGCGCGTGCTCAATCGGGGCAACTGGATGGATGAGTCAGGCGAGATCGTCGAGCCGGCGATTCCGCAGTTCATGGGCCACATCCGTGCCGACGACCAGCGGGCGACGCGGCTTGACCTGGCGCACTGGCTCTTCAAGCCCGTCGCCGAGGGCGGCGTCGGCGAGATGACGGCGCGCGTGCAGGCGAACCGATTCTGGTACCTGCTCATGGGCGTCGGCATCGCGCGCGTGCTTGACGACTTCGGCGGACAGGGCGAGCCGCCGGTGTACCCGGAACTTCTCGATCGGCTGGCGCTGGAGTTCATGCACAGCGGATGGGACGTCAAGCACATGATGAAGCTCATCGTGATGAGCCGCGCGTATCGCCAGTCGTCCGTCACGCCCGCGCAGATCGCCGAGCGCGATCCGGACAATCGACTCTATGCGCATCAGTCCCGCCCGCGCCTGCCCGCCGAGATGATCCGCGACAATGCATTGGCGATCAGCGGGTTGCTCGTCGATACGATCGGCGGCCCGAGCTGCAAACCGTATCAGCCCCAGGGCTATTACGCCCACCTGAACTTTCCCGAGCGTAAATATCAGGAAGATAAGGATGAAAACCAGTGGCGTCGCGGCGTGTACATGCACTGGCAGCGTCAGTTCCTGCATCCGATGCTCAAGGCCTTCGACGCCCCGAGCCGCGAGGAATGCACGGCGATGCGGCCGGTGAGCAACACGCCGACGGCCGCATTGACGATGCTCAACGATCCGACGTTCACCGAGGCCGCCCGCGTCTTCGCCGCTCGGATCGTGCACGAAGGCGGGGCGACGGACAAGGCGAAGATCGGCTGGGCATTCCGCATGGCGACGAGCCGCACGCCGCAGGAGCGCGAGGTCGCACTTTTGAGCGATCTGCTGACGGAGCATCGCAGCGAATTTTCCGCGGATCCATCCTCGGCGGCGTCGCTCGCGCAGGTCGGGTTCACCCCGGCGCCGAAGGATATCGCGGCGCCGGAGCTTGCGGCCTGGACCAGCGTGGCTCGCGCGCTTCTGAACCTCAACGAAACCATCACACGCAACTGA
- a CDS encoding TIM barrel protein yields the protein MNQPTLTRRSLLSAAAIAAVSPMFPAARTLAMEPIKRTGRQHLKLSLAAYSMRKYLGAAKDSADAMDMLGFIDWAATLNLDSVELTSYWIPDPPTPEYLAQIKQHCHLHGLNVSGGAIRNNFTLPAGDELEKWFKHVESWVEYYAAIGAPVIRIFAGVPPKGTSDEEGIARAIPNIERACDIAGKRGIMLGLENHDYLTNIDRLMPIIEAVKSPWFGVNLDTGNFNSPDPYIDIERVAPYAVNVQVKAEIHRTGKPKEPADLKRVVKILKDSGYSGPLALEYEAEEEPRTAIPRLLDELRSYL from the coding sequence TTGAACCAACCGACGCTGACCCGACGCTCGCTCTTGTCAGCCGCCGCTATCGCCGCGGTGTCGCCGATGTTTCCCGCAGCACGAACGCTGGCGATGGAACCGATCAAACGCACCGGGCGGCAGCACCTGAAGCTCAGTCTCGCGGCATATTCGATGCGCAAATATCTGGGCGCGGCCAAAGACAGCGCCGACGCGATGGACATGCTCGGGTTCATCGACTGGGCCGCCACCCTCAATCTCGATTCGGTGGAGCTGACGAGCTACTGGATTCCCGATCCGCCGACGCCCGAGTACCTCGCGCAGATCAAGCAGCACTGCCACCTGCACGGCCTGAACGTCAGCGGCGGCGCGATCCGCAACAACTTCACGCTCCCGGCGGGCGATGAACTGGAAAAATGGTTCAAGCACGTCGAATCGTGGGTCGAGTACTACGCGGCGATCGGGGCGCCGGTGATCCGCATCTTCGCCGGCGTGCCGCCCAAGGGGACGAGCGACGAGGAAGGCATCGCGCGGGCGATTCCGAACATCGAGCGGGCGTGCGACATCGCCGGCAAGCGCGGCATCATGCTCGGTCTCGAAAACCACGACTATCTCACCAACATCGACCGCCTCATGCCGATCATCGAAGCGGTCAAGTCGCCGTGGTTCGGCGTGAACCTCGACACGGGTAACTTCAATTCGCCCGATCCGTATATCGACATCGAGCGCGTCGCGCCGTATGCCGTCAACGTGCAGGTCAAAGCCGAGATTCACCGGACGGGCAAGCCCAAGGAGCCGGCGGACCTGAAACGCGTGGTGAAGATCCTCAAGGACTCGGGCTACAGCGGGCCGCTCGCGCTGGAGTACGAAGCGGAGGAAGAGCCGCGCACGGCGATTCCGCGTCTGCTCGATGAACTGCGAAGCTACCTGTAA
- a CDS encoding PQQ-binding-like beta-propeller repeat protein: MVLTGVMAIMMNAAVRASDNWPDFRGPGHMGIVDATDLPLTWSESENVKWKTAIHGKAWSSPVIWGDQIWMTTADPAGHERYAVCVDRNTGKIVHDMKLFEVAEPQFCHDFNSYASPSPVIEAGRVYVTFGSAGTACIDTATGKVLWTQRDLYCNHFRGAGASPILFENLLILPFDGSDYQFICAMDKNTGKVVWKTNRSVDFGDLEPSGKPKGDGDFRKGFATPLIAALDGKPVLLSPASKAGYAYDPRTGEELWRIEEKSNHSASSRPVAGNGLAYFCTGLARGQLWAVRPGGSGVVNDTNVVWKVLRGVPKKPSPLLVDGLIYMCEDSGVLTCLDAMTGQEIWKDRIDGTYSASPIYAAGRIYFFEEHGKTTVIEAGKTFKKLAENTLDDGFMASPAVVDNALYLRTRTHLYRIEK, translated from the coding sequence ATGGTGCTGACGGGTGTGATGGCGATCATGATGAACGCCGCGGTGCGGGCGTCGGACAACTGGCCCGATTTTCGCGGGCCGGGGCACATGGGCATCGTCGACGCGACGGACCTGCCGCTGACATGGAGCGAGAGCGAGAACGTCAAGTGGAAGACGGCGATTCACGGGAAGGCGTGGTCATCGCCGGTTATCTGGGGCGATCAGATTTGGATGACGACGGCCGACCCGGCAGGGCATGAGCGCTACGCCGTCTGCGTCGATCGAAATACGGGAAAGATCGTGCATGACATGAAGCTGTTCGAGGTGGCGGAACCGCAATTCTGCCATGACTTCAACAGCTATGCCTCGCCGTCGCCGGTCATCGAAGCGGGGCGGGTGTACGTGACGTTCGGCTCCGCCGGCACGGCCTGCATCGATACGGCGACGGGCAAAGTGCTCTGGACGCAGCGCGACCTTTACTGCAATCACTTCCGCGGCGCGGGGGCGTCGCCGATTCTTTTTGAGAATCTGCTGATTCTGCCCTTTGACGGCAGCGACTACCAGTTCATCTGCGCGATGGACAAGAACACGGGTAAGGTCGTGTGGAAGACGAATCGCTCGGTGGACTTCGGCGACCTGGAGCCGAGCGGCAAGCCCAAGGGTGATGGCGATTTCCGCAAGGGTTTCGCCACGCCGCTGATCGCGGCGCTCGATGGTAAGCCGGTGCTGTTGAGCCCGGCTTCGAAGGCCGGTTACGCCTACGACCCGCGCACGGGCGAAGAGCTTTGGCGCATCGAGGAAAAGTCGAATCACTCGGCCAGCTCGCGCCCGGTGGCGGGTAACGGACTGGCCTACTTCTGCACGGGACTGGCGCGCGGGCAGCTCTGGGCCGTGCGGCCGGGCGGGAGCGGGGTGGTCAATGACACGAATGTGGTGTGGAAAGTCCTGCGCGGCGTGCCGAAGAAGCCGTCGCCGCTGCTTGTCGACGGGCTCATTTACATGTGCGAAGACAGCGGCGTGCTGACGTGCCTCGACGCCATGACCGGACAGGAAATATGGAAGGATCGCATCGACGGGACGTACTCCGCCTCGCCGATCTATGCGGCGGGTCGCATCTATTTCTTTGAAGAACATGGCAAGACGACGGTCATCGAAGCGGGCAAAACATTCAAGAAACTCGCTGAAAACACACTGGACGACGGGTTCATGGCGTCGCCCGCCGTCGTGGACAACGCGCTGTACCTGCGGACGCGCACGCATCTGTATCGGATCGAGAAATGA
- a CDS encoding DUF1501 domain-containing protein — translation MNPLEKLQLHSTRRTFLRNSGVGLGAAALSTLLNERLLAVPGSAAASTPYRGVVDPRHFAPRAKRVIFLCMAGGPSHLETFDYKPKLEEMNGKPMPGSYTAGMPIAQLQGKPLNCYGPQTKFKKYGKSGQVISDFFPHIGSIADEVAIVRSMVTEQINHDPAHTFMNTGTAISGRPSMGSWTLYGLGSDTQDLPGFVVLTSRGGRSPQPISSRQWSSGFLPSRFQGVEFYSTGDPVHYVSNPAGYTRAQQECVIRTVQQLDEVRNEAVENPEIATRITQYEMAFRMQMSVPELMDMSDEPKHILDMYGVKKPGDGSFASNCLLARRLAERGVRFIHLYHRGWDHHGGLKKFMEICSGLTDQPTAALINDLKQRGMLEDTLIIWGGEFGRTPMAQGDGRDHHIKGFSMMLAGGGVKGGVSYGATDELGYSAVENPVNVRDLHATMLHQLGIDHDRFSVKYQGLDMRLTGVNPAEPVHAILS, via the coding sequence ATGAATCCCCTCGAAAAACTTCAGCTTCATTCGACCCGCCGCACATTCCTGCGCAACTCCGGCGTCGGCCTCGGTGCGGCGGCGCTGTCGACACTGCTCAATGAACGCCTGCTGGCAGTGCCGGGAAGCGCCGCCGCGTCGACGCCGTACCGGGGCGTCGTCGATCCCCGCCATTTCGCGCCCCGGGCCAAGCGCGTCATCTTCCTGTGCATGGCCGGCGGACCCAGTCACCTCGAAACCTTCGACTACAAGCCCAAGCTCGAAGAGATGAACGGCAAGCCCATGCCCGGGTCCTACACCGCCGGCATGCCCATCGCGCAGCTTCAGGGCAAGCCGCTCAACTGCTACGGCCCGCAGACGAAATTCAAAAAGTACGGCAAGAGCGGACAGGTCATCAGCGACTTCTTCCCGCACATCGGTTCGATCGCCGACGAGGTCGCCATCGTGCGTTCGATGGTCACGGAGCAGATCAATCACGACCCCGCGCACACGTTCATGAACACCGGCACCGCCATCAGCGGACGCCCTTCGATGGGCTCATGGACACTCTATGGGCTCGGCTCCGACACGCAGGACCTGCCCGGTTTCGTCGTGCTCACCAGCCGCGGCGGCCGCAGCCCGCAGCCGATCTCGTCGCGTCAGTGGTCCAGTGGTTTTCTCCCCTCGCGCTTTCAGGGCGTCGAGTTCTACTCGACCGGGGACCCGGTGCATTACGTGTCCAATCCCGCCGGCTACACCCGCGCGCAGCAGGAATGCGTCATCCGCACGGTGCAGCAGCTTGACGAGGTCCGCAACGAAGCCGTCGAAAATCCCGAAATCGCCACGCGCATCACGCAGTACGAGATGGCGTTCCGCATGCAGATGTCCGTCCCCGAACTGATGGACATGTCCGACGAGCCCAAGCATATCCTCGACATGTACGGCGTCAAAAAGCCCGGCGACGGATCATTTGCCAGCAACTGCCTCCTCGCGCGGCGACTCGCCGAACGCGGCGTGCGATTCATTCATCTCTATCATCGTGGATGGGACCATCACGGCGGTCTCAAGAAGTTCATGGAAATCTGCTCGGGCCTGACCGATCAGCCCACCGCGGCGCTGATCAATGACCTGAAGCAGCGCGGCATGCTCGAGGACACGCTCATCATCTGGGGCGGCGAATTCGGCCGCACGCCCATGGCACAGGGCGACGGGCGAGATCACCACATCAAGGGCTTTTCCATGATGCTCGCCGGCGGCGGAGTCAAGGGCGGCGTCAGCTACGGCGCGACCGATGAACTGGGCTACAGCGCCGTCGAAAACCCCGTCAACGTCCGCGACCTGCATGCGACCATGCTGCATCAGCTCGGCATTGATCACGACCGCTTCAGCGTCAAGTACCAGGGACTGGACATGCGCCTCACCGGCGTCAACCCCGCCGAGCCGGTGCACGCCATTCTGAGCTGA
- a CDS encoding PQQ-binding-like beta-propeller repeat protein, with product MRSPICCIALLCGLIAPNAFAQEWTRFRGPNGTGISDAATIPTKWTDADYVWKIELPGEGHSSPVLWGKKLFLLCTDKKTATRTLVCIDADTGKVNWKTDFASSTSHLHDFNSYASSTPAVDAERVYITWATPEKDQIVALDHDGKIVWDCDLGPFNSQHGSGASPMVYEDKVIIADDQLGPSFVFAIDAKSGKVVWRTARRSANTAYSTPCVYTPATGRPMLLFTSNGNGISAMDPDSGAMLWDTPKVFDKRSIFSPVLAGDVVIGSCGSGGGAKNYTVALKLDPHHPNDPPKELYRIDRASAYVPTPISFNGRIFMVADSGVATCFNPETGEVVWRERLGGEFFSSPLCINGVIYAVSRAGEVVTFKASDQFEVLGRMPLDELTHATPAVAMGRLYIRTLTHLYCIGGKS from the coding sequence ATGAGAAGCCCGATCTGTTGCATCGCCCTGTTGTGCGGCCTAATCGCCCCGAACGCTTTCGCGCAGGAATGGACGCGATTCCGGGGACCTAACGGGACCGGGATCAGCGACGCCGCCACGATTCCGACAAAGTGGACCGATGCCGACTATGTGTGGAAGATCGAATTGCCCGGCGAAGGACACTCGTCGCCGGTGCTCTGGGGCAAGAAGCTGTTTCTTCTGTGCACGGACAAAAAGACCGCGACCCGCACGCTTGTGTGCATCGACGCGGACACAGGCAAGGTGAACTGGAAGACGGACTTCGCCTCGTCGACGTCGCACCTTCATGATTTCAACAGCTACGCCTCCTCGACGCCGGCGGTCGATGCGGAGCGCGTGTACATCACATGGGCCACGCCCGAGAAGGACCAGATCGTCGCGCTGGATCACGATGGGAAGATCGTATGGGACTGCGACCTGGGGCCGTTCAATTCGCAGCACGGTTCCGGCGCGTCGCCGATGGTGTACGAAGACAAGGTGATCATCGCCGACGATCAACTGGGCCCGAGTTTCGTTTTCGCCATCGACGCCAAGAGCGGCAAGGTCGTCTGGCGCACCGCGCGGCGGAGTGCGAACACGGCGTACTCGACGCCGTGCGTCTACACCCCCGCCACCGGACGCCCGATGCTGCTGTTCACCAGCAACGGCAACGGCATCAGCGCGATGGACCCCGACAGCGGCGCGATGCTCTGGGACACGCCCAAGGTGTTCGACAAACGCAGCATCTTCTCGCCCGTGCTCGCCGGCGACGTCGTCATCGGTAGCTGCGGGTCCGGCGGCGGCGCGAAGAACTACACCGTCGCGCTCAAACTCGACCCGCATCATCCCAACGATCCGCCCAAGGAACTCTACCGCATCGATCGCGCCTCGGCGTACGTGCCGACGCCGATCTCGTTCAACGGGCGCATCTTCATGGTCGCCGACAGCGGCGTAGCCACATGCTTCAACCCCGAAACCGGCGAAGTCGTCTGGCGCGAACGGCTCGGCGGGGAGTTCTTCTCGTCGCCCCTGTGCATCAACGGCGTGATCTACGCCGTCAGCCGGGCGGGCGAAGTGGTGACATTCAAGGCGTCGGATCAGTTTGAGGTCCTCGGGCGCATGCCGCTCGACGAACTGACGCATGCCACGCCTGCCGTCGCGATGGGCCGCCTGTACATCCGCACGCTGACGCATCTTTACTGCATTGGAGGCAAGTCTTGA
- a CDS encoding PQQ-binding-like beta-propeller repeat protein: protein MSIALATGYAAAQVPDLGTRKAGDDWPTFLGPHHNSTSDEKGILTQWDAHPPRIIWERKLNTGYSMPTISRGRLFLFERIGDQLTLTCMTSEGGTDLWSYAYPTKYEDMYGYNNGPRCSPIVDDDRVYIYGPLGKLTCLNVVNGKVIWQVDTFEKFNVVPNFFGVGSTPVIEGDLLIAQVGGSPPDSEPIGSGHTKGLDSGIVAFNKHTGQVVYHITDELASYSSPVTATIDGRRWCFVFTRGGLVGFEPATGKVDFQYPWRARINESVNASTPIVVNDMVFISETYGPGASLLKVKPGGYDIVWRDGPNEREHMQAHWNTPIVREGYLYGCSGRHTGNAELRCLDFKTGEVKWSQPRLTRSSLLYVDDHFICLTEYGRLLLLRVNHEKFDMAGMLALGDDDGTEKLKYPAWAAPILSHGLLYVRGADRLLCMELIPVTQ, encoded by the coding sequence ATGAGCATCGCTCTGGCGACGGGTTACGCCGCCGCACAGGTTCCCGATTTGGGGACGCGCAAGGCCGGCGACGATTGGCCGACGTTTCTGGGCCCCCATCACAACAGCACGTCTGACGAGAAAGGCATCCTCACGCAATGGGACGCGCACCCGCCGCGCATCATCTGGGAACGCAAGCTCAACACCGGTTACTCCATGCCGACGATTTCGCGCGGCCGGCTCTTTCTCTTTGAACGCATCGGCGACCAGCTCACGCTCACCTGCATGACCAGCGAAGGCGGCACGGATCTTTGGAGCTATGCCTATCCGACCAAGTACGAAGACATGTACGGTTACAACAATGGGCCGCGGTGCAGCCCGATCGTCGATGACGATCGCGTCTACATCTATGGGCCGCTCGGGAAACTGACGTGCCTGAACGTCGTCAATGGCAAAGTCATCTGGCAGGTCGACACATTCGAGAAGTTCAACGTCGTGCCCAATTTTTTCGGCGTCGGGTCGACGCCCGTCATCGAAGGCGACCTGCTCATCGCGCAAGTCGGCGGCAGCCCGCCCGACAGTGAACCCATCGGCTCGGGGCACACCAAAGGCCTCGACAGCGGCATCGTCGCGTTCAACAAACACACCGGCCAGGTCGTGTATCACATCACCGATGAACTGGCGAGCTATTCGAGTCCCGTGACGGCGACGATCGACGGGAGGCGATGGTGCTTCGTCTTCACGCGCGGGGGACTCGTCGGCTTTGAGCCCGCAACGGGGAAAGTCGACTTTCAATACCCTTGGCGGGCGCGCATCAACGAGAGCGTCAACGCCTCGACGCCGATTGTGGTCAACGACATGGTGTTCATCAGCGAGACCTACGGGCCGGGGGCGTCGCTCTTGAAGGTCAAACCCGGCGGGTACGACATCGTCTGGCGCGACGGGCCCAATGAGCGGGAGCACATGCAGGCGCATTGGAACACGCCGATTGTACGCGAGGGGTATCTGTATGGTTGCAGCGGGCGGCACACGGGCAACGCTGAACTGCGCTGCCTCGATTTCAAGACGGGCGAAGTGAAGTGGAGTCAACCGCGATTGACGCGGTCGTCGCTGCTCTATGTCGATGATCATTTCATCTGTCTGACGGAATATGGCCGGTTGCTGCTCCTGCGTGTCAACCACGAGAAGTTCGACATGGCGGGCATGCTCGCGCTGGGCGATGACGACGGGACCGAGAAGCTCAAGTATCCCGCATGGGCGGCGCCGATTCTTTCGCACGGACTGCTGTATGTACGCGGGGCGGATCGACTTTTGTGCATGGAACTGATTCCGGTGACACAATGA